One part of the Flavobacterium johnsoniae UW101 genome encodes these proteins:
- a CDS encoding metallophosphoesterase family protein, producing MRIAIISDIHANFPALEQTLKSIEEQNIDAVYCLGDLVGYNLCPNAVINEIRKKHIPTLAGNHDVKAVEIHNDGSNDIESYAYQIVGKEQIKYLSALPAHIKLEYQTANKLIKILMVHGSPYSNKEYLLEDKNEKDFTNIFLDSNTDILICGHSHLPYHRILENPNKKGSYFHAINAGSVGKPKDRNPDCCYAVITIEKSSNLSKKDGIKVEFIRVPYDIEKTARAIEESPLPDIYAFMLRKAY from the coding sequence ATGAGAATTGCAATAATATCGGATATACATGCGAACTTCCCCGCATTGGAGCAGACCTTAAAAAGTATTGAAGAGCAGAATATTGATGCTGTTTACTGCTTAGGAGATTTAGTAGGCTACAATTTATGCCCCAATGCCGTGATCAATGAGATCCGTAAAAAGCATATCCCTACCCTTGCAGGAAATCACGATGTCAAGGCTGTCGAGATACACAATGACGGTTCAAATGACATTGAAAGCTATGCATATCAGATTGTGGGCAAAGAGCAGATAAAATATCTTTCTGCTCTTCCTGCCCATATTAAACTTGAATATCAGACGGCTAACAAACTTATAAAAATTTTGATGGTCCATGGGAGTCCTTACAGCAACAAGGAATATTTGCTTGAGGATAAAAACGAAAAAGATTTCACTAACATCTTTCTTGATTCCAATACAGACATTCTTATCTGCGGACATTCTCATTTACCTTATCATCGCATATTGGAAAATCCTAATAAAAAAGGCAGTTATTTTCATGCCATTAATGCAGGGTCGGTTGGAAAACCAAAAGATAGAAATCCAGACTGCTGTTATGCAGTAATCACCATTGAAAAAAGCAGTAATCTTTCCAAAAAAGACGGCATTAAAGTAGAATTCATAAGAGTACCTTATGATATTGAAAAAACAGCCCGTGCTATTGAGGAAAGTCCTCTTCCAGACATTTACGCGTTTATGCTTAGAAAAGCATATTAA
- a CDS encoding Crp/Fnr family transcriptional regulator, whose amino-acid sequence MESFKLFLKSIVPVSDQEFENYSQYFKIRTLARNSYFAEIGKTSHEAAFIKKGLLRTYYINEKSEEVTSCFCAENNLTASYKSFISQQPSELSIQAVEDTELITISYNDLQILYQKSALWQNIGRTIAERQYMVMEQYASVLSNESAKEKYMRMLKEQPAVVNKASVTDIASYLGITRRTLSRIRKEITK is encoded by the coding sequence ATGGAAAGTTTTAAATTATTTTTAAAGAGCATTGTCCCTGTCAGCGATCAGGAATTTGAAAATTACAGCCAGTATTTCAAAATAAGGACATTAGCCAGAAACAGTTATTTTGCAGAGATCGGCAAAACCTCACATGAAGCCGCTTTTATAAAAAAAGGGCTGCTCAGGACATATTACATAAATGAAAAATCCGAAGAAGTGACTTCTTGTTTCTGTGCAGAAAATAATTTGACAGCATCCTATAAGAGCTTTATTTCGCAGCAGCCTTCGGAACTTTCCATTCAGGCTGTAGAAGATACCGAACTTATAACAATCAGTTACAATGACCTGCAGATTCTCTATCAAAAAAGTGCTCTCTGGCAGAATATCGGAAGGACAATTGCTGAGCGGCAGTATATGGTGATGGAACAGTATGCCAGTGTTTTGAGCAATGAAAGCGCAAAGGAAAAATACATGCGTATGCTTAAGGAACAGCCTGCAGTTGTAAACAAGGCTTCAGTAACTGATATTGCAAGCTATCTAGGAATAACACGCAGGACGCTGAGCAGGATCAGAAAAGAAATTACCAAGTAA
- the sigZ gene encoding RNA polymerase sigma factor SigZ has translation MNLEINTIHNQFYIILGNYIKARINDTGDASDVLQEVFIKINENLGSLTDESKLKSWIFTITRNSIIDYYRKNSNHKKSELTECMMQKIMHETDFDNTESLDCCLIKFIERLPEDYRDIIMDSEIHGIKQKDLTEKYNLAYPSIRSRVQRGRSKLKEMLLDCCSIELDRRGNVMNVTSKKSCSGGKC, from the coding sequence ATGAATTTGGAGATAAATACTATTCATAATCAGTTTTATATCATTTTGGGCAATTATATTAAGGCCCGTATAAATGATACGGGCGATGCATCTGATGTTTTGCAGGAGGTTTTTATAAAGATAAACGAGAATTTAGGATCACTGACTGATGAAAGCAAATTAAAAAGCTGGATTTTCACAATCACAAGAAATTCCATCATTGACTATTACCGTAAAAATTCCAATCATAAAAAATCAGAGCTGACCGAATGTATGATGCAAAAAATAATGCATGAAACAGATTTTGATAATACAGAAAGTCTGGATTGTTGTCTCATAAAATTCATTGAGCGGTTACCTGAAGACTATCGGGATATCATCATGGATAGCGAAATTCATGGAATTAAACAGAAAGATTTAACAGAAAAATACAACCTTGCCTATCCGTCAATACGATCTCGAGTCCAAAGAGGCAGATCCAAATTAAAAGAAATGCTTCTAGATTGCTGCAGTATTGAGTTAGACCGTCGTGGAAATGTTATGAATGTTACTTCTAAAAAATCGTGCAGCGGAGGAAAATGCTGA
- a CDS encoding transposase produces the protein MKNTRRTFTLSFKILVASMSIHCGRVGDVARELNISTSTLQHWKKLYLEDRFTIKKTSAEISHKNELQKLRKQIKELEIERDILKKAQNIFSKSGG, from the coding sequence ATGAAAAATACGAGGAGAACCTTTACTTTAAGCTTTAAGATTCTGGTCGCTTCCATGAGCATCCACTGCGGAAGAGTCGGTGACGTGGCAAGAGAACTCAACATCAGTACAAGTACCCTTCAGCACTGGAAGAAGCTTTACCTCGAAGACAGATTTACCATAAAGAAAACTTCAGCTGAAATATCCCATAAAAATGAACTGCAGAAGCTTCGGAAACAGATAAAAGAATTAGAAATTGAAAGGGACATCCTAAAAAAGGCTCAAAATATCTTCTCCAAGAGCGGCGGGTGA
- a CDS encoding glycosyl hydrolase family 95 catalytic domain-containing protein codes for MLCGSNYLYSQDPWKLSADKPDSNNYYGETVANGMIGIISSPEPLKVKEVVLAGTYDIYKRGRVSSFIPNYNLLNMKLAFNGESVQTYNINNYKQELDMRNGAFTGSFQFKDLATVTYSYYALRHLPHCIMMVVNINTQKDTEINVENLLETPSSLNNQQNYFQNITNTHVNIPLLTSVAFTPTGRSKIAVSNTFLFDEGKKLQPEILHRMNDADMHAMSFDKKIKAGKTYSFALIGSLISSDHINDPYNEAERLTIYAALEGKSRLLNRHMQEWNSLWQSDIQVEGDPQAQQDIRSMLYHLYSFTRKSTSLSPSPMGLSGLGYNGHVFWDTEIWMFPPMLLLHPEIAKSMIEYRYQRLDAARKKAAIYGYDGAMFPWESADSGAEETPVNALTGAFEHHVTGDVAIAAWQYYLVTGDKEWLKEKGWPILKATAEFWASRVEKNDKGEYEIKNVVAADEWAENIDNNAYTNGTAIRNLQYASKCATVLGVIAPKEWTLIADKILISKMSNGVTREHDSYTDQNIKQADANLLAYPLKLITDKEQIERDLKYYQTKIPQSDTPAMTQAIFSLLYSRLEDSDQAYHWFKDAYQPNLNPPFRVISECKGGTNPYFSTGAGGVLQAVIMGFGGLDIDAAGGIKQVKSVLPKNWKKLTITGIGIEKKTFVLTH; via the coding sequence ATGCTATGCGGCAGCAATTATTTGTATAGCCAGGATCCGTGGAAGCTTTCGGCAGATAAACCGGATTCCAATAATTATTATGGAGAAACGGTGGCTAATGGCATGATCGGAATTATATCGTCACCGGAGCCTTTAAAAGTGAAAGAAGTAGTATTGGCAGGAACGTACGATATCTACAAGCGTGGAAGGGTCAGTAGTTTCATTCCAAATTACAATCTGCTGAATATGAAACTGGCTTTTAATGGTGAATCTGTGCAGACCTATAATATTAATAATTATAAGCAGGAACTGGATATGCGCAATGGGGCTTTCACGGGGTCTTTTCAATTTAAGGATTTAGCAACTGTAACATATTCATACTATGCTTTGCGTCATCTTCCGCATTGTATAATGATGGTTGTCAATATAAATACGCAAAAAGATACCGAAATCAACGTAGAGAATCTTTTGGAGACTCCCTCTTCACTTAACAACCAGCAGAATTATTTTCAGAATATTACAAATACCCATGTTAATATACCATTATTGACTTCTGTTGCATTTACGCCCACAGGAAGATCTAAAATAGCTGTTTCAAATACATTCCTTTTTGATGAAGGGAAAAAGCTGCAACCTGAGATCCTGCACAGAATGAATGACGCTGATATGCATGCAATGTCATTTGACAAAAAAATAAAAGCGGGCAAGACTTATTCTTTTGCTTTGATAGGCAGTCTTATATCATCAGATCATATAAATGATCCTTATAATGAAGCTGAAAGGCTGACTATTTATGCAGCCTTAGAAGGAAAGTCAAGGCTTTTAAACAGACATATGCAAGAATGGAATAGCCTCTGGCAGAGTGATATCCAAGTAGAAGGAGATCCCCAAGCGCAACAGGATATAAGAAGCATGCTTTATCATCTCTATTCTTTCACAAGAAAAAGCACATCTCTTTCTCCATCGCCGATGGGGCTGAGCGGGCTTGGATATAACGGACATGTGTTTTGGGATACCGAAATCTGGATGTTTCCTCCCATGCTGCTGCTTCATCCTGAAATAGCAAAAAGCATGATTGAATATCGTTATCAGAGGCTGGATGCAGCACGTAAAAAAGCTGCCATTTATGGATATGATGGCGCAATGTTTCCCTGGGAAAGTGCAGATTCCGGAGCAGAAGAAACTCCGGTGAATGCTTTAACGGGAGCTTTTGAGCATCATGTAACAGGAGATGTGGCCATTGCTGCCTGGCAGTATTATCTTGTTACAGGTGACAAGGAATGGCTGAAAGAAAAAGGGTGGCCGATATTAAAAGCAACTGCTGAATTTTGGGCGAGCCGAGTAGAGAAGAATGATAAAGGAGAATATGAAATAAAGAATGTCGTTGCAGCAGATGAATGGGCTGAAAATATTGACAACAATGCTTATACGAACGGAACAGCTATCAGAAATCTGCAGTATGCATCTAAATGTGCAACTGTATTGGGTGTCATAGCTCCCAAAGAGTGGACTTTGATTGCAGATAAAATTCTAATTTCGAAGATGAGTAATGGAGTAACCAGAGAGCACGATAGCTATACGGATCAGAATATCAAGCAGGCCGATGCCAATCTATTAGCATATCCATTGAAGCTTATAACCGATAAAGAACAGATAGAAAGGGATTTGAAATATTATCAAACTAAAATTCCCCAGTCAGACACTCCCGCTATGACACAAGCTATATTTTCATTACTCTACAGCCGCTTAGAGGATAGCGACCAGGCTTATCATTGGTTTAAAGATGCTTATCAACCGAACCTTAACCCTCCTTTCAGGGTCATTTCAGAATGCAAGGGAGGGACAAACCCATACTTTTCGACAGGTGCAGGAGGTGTTCTTCAAGCCGTAATAATGGGATTTGGAGGTTTGGATATTGATGCTGCCGGAGGCATAAAACAAGTTAAATCAGTATTGCCTAAGAACTGGAAAAAATTAACAATAACCGGAATCGGAATAGAAAAAAAGACTTTTGTACTAACTCATTAA
- a CDS encoding glycoside hydrolase family 97 protein, with translation MKHFFLTAILWFGIFTANAQDLKSPDGNFLMHFSLEADGTPVYKLIYKGKDVIKASKLGFTLKNDNKSLLNDFKIEDTKTSSFDENWKPVWGEVSSIRNNYNELAVSLSQKETDRKMIIRFRLFDDGLGFRYEFPQQNNLIYFTIKEERTQFAMAGDHTAYWIPGDYDTQEYNYSTSKLSEIRGLMEKAYTKGNASQTSFSPTGVQTSLMMKSQDGLYINLHEAALINYSCMHLNLDDKNFVFESWLTPDSHGDKGKMQAPCKTPWRTVIVSDDARNILASKLTYNLNEPSKIQETSWIKPTKYVGVWWEMISGKSTWSYTDEFPSVQLGVTDFSKAKPNRKHGATTANVKRYIDFAAKNGFDAVLVEGWNEGWEDWIGHEKDYVFDFVTPYPDFDIKGLNEYAHAKKVKLIMHHETSGAVRNYERHMDAAYKLMKQYGYDAVKSGYVGNILPLGETHYSQWTNNHYQYAIEKAADYQIMVNAHEAVRPTGIARTYPNLIGNEAARGTEYQAFGNDRNNANHVTILPFTRLIGGPMDYTPGIFEMDVTNGSHVNATIANQLALYVTMYSPLQMAADFPENYERFADAFQFIKDVAVDWDDSRYLEAEPGQYITVARKAKGTDNWFLGNVNGETARVSNIDLGFLEKGKKYTAVIYADAKDANYKTNTQAYTIRKVVVTSNSKLSQFSASGGGYAISFYPVADAAKKK, from the coding sequence ATGAAACACTTTTTTCTCACCGCTATTTTGTGGTTTGGCATTTTTACTGCCAATGCACAGGATTTAAAATCGCCTGACGGCAACTTTTTAATGCACTTTTCCCTGGAGGCAGACGGTACTCCGGTTTATAAATTAATTTATAAAGGAAAAGACGTTATAAAAGCAAGCAAGTTAGGTTTTACGCTTAAAAATGATAATAAGTCCTTATTAAATGATTTTAAAATAGAAGACACTAAAACTAGTTCTTTCGATGAAAATTGGAAACCTGTATGGGGAGAAGTTTCATCAATTAGAAACAATTATAATGAATTGGCTGTAAGCCTGAGCCAAAAAGAAACAGATAGAAAAATGATCATTAGATTTCGTCTTTTTGATGATGGACTGGGTTTCCGTTACGAATTTCCCCAGCAAAATAACCTGATTTATTTCACCATTAAGGAAGAACGAACCCAGTTTGCTATGGCGGGAGACCATACCGCTTATTGGATTCCCGGAGACTATGATACGCAGGAATACAATTATAGTACTTCAAAACTTTCTGAAATAAGAGGCCTGATGGAAAAAGCATATACAAAAGGAAATGCTTCGCAGACGTCATTCTCTCCAACCGGCGTGCAGACTTCACTAATGATGAAAAGCCAGGATGGATTGTATATTAACCTGCATGAAGCTGCATTAATTAATTATTCCTGCATGCATCTTAATCTAGATGATAAAAATTTTGTATTTGAATCATGGCTGACGCCTGATTCACATGGGGATAAGGGTAAGATGCAGGCACCTTGCAAAACGCCATGGAGAACTGTTATTGTTAGTGATGATGCACGTAACATTTTGGCTTCGAAATTGACTTATAACTTGAACGAACCAAGTAAAATTCAAGAAACATCATGGATCAAACCAACAAAATATGTGGGTGTATGGTGGGAAATGATTTCAGGAAAAAGTACCTGGTCTTACACTGATGAATTTCCTTCTGTTCAGCTTGGCGTTACCGATTTCTCTAAAGCCAAACCAAATAGGAAACATGGCGCAACTACCGCCAATGTGAAAAGATATATAGACTTTGCAGCTAAAAATGGATTTGATGCGGTGCTGGTTGAAGGATGGAACGAAGGCTGGGAAGACTGGATTGGCCATGAGAAAGATTATGTTTTTGATTTCGTTACGCCATATCCCGATTTTGACATAAAAGGATTAAATGAATATGCACATGCAAAGAAGGTAAAACTTATTATGCATCATGAAACTTCAGGGGCGGTACGTAATTATGAGCGTCATATGGATGCTGCATACAAATTGATGAAGCAATATGGTTACGATGCTGTAAAAAGTGGATATGTAGGCAATATACTTCCGCTTGGTGAGACGCATTACAGCCAATGGACAAATAATCATTATCAATATGCCATTGAGAAAGCAGCAGATTATCAAATTATGGTAAATGCGCACGAAGCAGTCCGTCCGACTGGAATTGCACGTACTTATCCAAATCTTATCGGAAATGAAGCTGCACGTGGAACCGAATATCAGGCTTTCGGTAATGACAGAAATAATGCAAACCATGTCACAATACTGCCTTTTACAAGACTGATTGGTGGACCAATGGACTATACTCCGGGAATTTTTGAAATGGATGTAACAAATGGTTCACATGTAAACGCTACTATTGCTAATCAATTAGCGCTTTACGTAACGATGTACAGTCCATTGCAGATGGCGGCAGATTTTCCTGAAAACTATGAACGTTTTGCAGATGCTTTCCAATTTATTAAGGATGTTGCGGTGGATTGGGATGACAGCAGATATCTTGAAGCTGAACCTGGCCAGTATATTACAGTAGCCAGAAAGGCCAAAGGAACTGACAACTGGTTTTTAGGAAATGTAAACGGAGAAACAGCGCGTGTGTCCAATATCGATCTTGGATTTCTTGAAAAAGGGAAAAAGTATACCGCTGTAATTTATGCTGATGCTAAAGACGCAAATTATAAAACTAATACCCAGGCCTACACAATCCGTAAAGTTGTTGTTACGAGCAATTCAAAGCTTTCGCAATTTTCGGCTTCGGGTGGAGGATATGCTATTAGTTTTTATCCTGTAGCTGATGCAGCAAAAAAAAAGTGA
- a CDS encoding glycoside hydrolase family 31 protein, giving the protein MVSQAYSQKKEQYLGNCTAYSVKGNKVVFSCANNSKIMLQLCSGEVVKIWASADGNFVRNNESFAVIEEDLGWKGNVTVKEEPSTYEIFTEQLRIRVNKAPFQLQIFDKYQKLLFSDYAEKGFVNDNGKIRTNKVLRNDEQFFGLGEKSGNLNRRGSAYKMWNSDQPCYGVNEDPLYKSIPFFMSSYRYGIFFDNTYKTEFKFGSESNDYYSFEAPAGQMVYYFMFGNDYKEIIQNYIALTGKPIMPPKWALGFSQCRGDYTREDQAREIAAEFRKRKIPCDIIYQDIGWTEGLQDFDWRKNNYNNPKGMVKDLSDMGFKMIVSQDPVISQANQQQWKEADALGHLVKDVRTGKSYDMPWPWGGNCGVVDFTKPEVADWWGSYQQKPLNDGVRGFWTDMGEPAWSNEDAVDRLNMKHHLGMHNEIHNVYGFTWDKVVTEQFYKHNPNKRIFQMTRAAYAGLQRYTFGWSGDSGNGSNVLDGWKQMANQIPVGLSAGMGLIPFWTCDISGYCGDIKDYDAMAELYVRWLQFGVFTPLSRAHHEGGNAVEPWKFGTEAENISRKSIELKYKLFPYLYTYAREAHDTGLPIMRALLLEYPNDKETFKLNGQFLVGKELLVAPVVEQGAVTKDVYLPEGEWIDFNNCKTKYKGEQWITVDAPLNTIPVFVKKGSIIPQMPVMQYIDEKKVYPVTFDIFPGNLNKETSFTFYEDDGESRDYERDVFCKTKITSKASNEEIKITVGEREYKGYSPAGPRNFILKIHASNKPKDVFAGGEKLKNVKPHVLEKNIEADFTKINWSWNEAENVISVRIPDSGKNAVITIKN; this is encoded by the coding sequence ATGGTTTCTCAAGCATACTCGCAAAAGAAAGAGCAGTATTTGGGGAATTGCACCGCTTATTCAGTAAAAGGAAATAAAGTAGTTTTCAGCTGTGCTAATAATTCAAAAATCATGCTTCAGTTATGCAGCGGGGAAGTCGTTAAAATCTGGGCATCTGCTGATGGCAATTTTGTCAGGAATAATGAATCTTTTGCAGTTATAGAAGAAGATCTGGGCTGGAAAGGAAATGTTACTGTAAAGGAGGAACCATCAACCTATGAAATTTTTACAGAGCAACTAAGGATACGGGTAAATAAGGCTCCGTTTCAGTTGCAGATATTTGACAAGTATCAAAAACTTCTTTTCAGTGATTATGCTGAAAAAGGATTTGTTAATGACAATGGCAAAATAAGAACCAATAAAGTCTTACGAAATGACGAACAATTTTTTGGATTGGGTGAAAAATCAGGGAACCTGAATCGTCGTGGAAGTGCTTATAAAATGTGGAACAGCGATCAGCCATGTTATGGCGTTAATGAAGATCCGCTTTACAAAAGTATTCCTTTTTTTATGAGTAGTTACCGTTACGGAATTTTCTTTGACAATACCTATAAGACAGAATTCAAGTTCGGAAGTGAGAGTAATGACTATTATTCATTTGAAGCGCCGGCTGGGCAGATGGTCTACTACTTTATGTTTGGAAACGACTACAAGGAGATAATACAAAACTATATTGCCTTAACAGGGAAACCGATTATGCCGCCTAAATGGGCATTGGGCTTTTCGCAATGCAGAGGAGATTATACACGTGAAGATCAGGCCAGGGAAATTGCTGCAGAGTTCCGAAAAAGAAAAATCCCATGCGATATTATCTATCAGGATATTGGCTGGACAGAAGGGCTGCAGGATTTTGACTGGAGAAAAAACAATTATAACAATCCAAAAGGGATGGTAAAAGATTTAAGTGATATGGGCTTTAAAATGATTGTTTCTCAGGATCCTGTTATTTCACAGGCAAACCAGCAACAATGGAAAGAGGCTGATGCACTTGGTCATCTGGTAAAAGATGTCCGTACAGGCAAATCTTATGATATGCCATGGCCTTGGGGAGGCAATTGCGGGGTTGTAGATTTTACAAAACCTGAGGTGGCAGATTGGTGGGGCAGCTATCAGCAGAAACCTTTAAACGATGGAGTTCGCGGATTTTGGACAGATATGGGAGAACCAGCATGGAGCAATGAAGATGCTGTTGACAGACTCAATATGAAACATCATCTTGGAATGCATAACGAGATTCATAATGTTTATGGTTTTACTTGGGATAAGGTGGTTACAGAGCAGTTTTATAAGCATAATCCAAATAAAAGAATATTTCAAATGACCAGAGCGGCTTATGCGGGGTTGCAGCGTTATACTTTTGGATGGAGCGGTGATTCAGGAAATGGTAGCAATGTGCTGGATGGATGGAAACAAATGGCCAATCAGATTCCTGTAGGTCTTTCTGCAGGGATGGGGCTAATTCCGTTTTGGACCTGCGATATTTCAGGGTACTGCGGGGATATAAAGGATTATGATGCTATGGCAGAATTATATGTAAGATGGCTGCAGTTTGGTGTTTTTACCCCATTGAGCCGCGCCCATCATGAAGGTGGAAACGCAGTTGAACCATGGAAATTCGGAACGGAGGCAGAAAATATAAGCCGAAAAAGTATAGAATTAAAATACAAGCTTTTCCCATATCTATATACATATGCCCGCGAAGCTCACGATACGGGACTGCCGATCATGAGAGCCTTGCTGTTGGAATATCCGAATGATAAAGAAACATTTAAATTAAATGGGCAGTTTCTTGTTGGAAAAGAACTCTTGGTAGCACCGGTCGTAGAACAAGGTGCTGTTACTAAAGATGTATACCTTCCTGAAGGAGAGTGGATTGATTTTAATAATTGCAAAACTAAGTATAAAGGAGAGCAATGGATTACTGTTGATGCCCCCTTGAATACAATTCCTGTCTTTGTGAAGAAAGGGAGCATAATTCCACAGATGCCTGTAATGCAGTATATTGATGAAAAGAAAGTATATCCGGTTACATTTGACATTTTTCCAGGTAATCTAAATAAAGAAACCTCTTTTACATTCTATGAAGACGACGGAGAAAGCCGTGATTACGAAAGAGATGTCTTCTGTAAAACCAAGATAACTTCAAAGGCTTCAAATGAAGAAATCAAGATTACTGTCGGTGAGCGTGAATATAAAGGATATAGTCCTGCCGGCCCAAGAAATTTCATTCTAAAAATTCATGCATCGAACAAACCTAAGGATGTTTTTGCAGGTGGAGAAAAACTTAAAAATGTTAAACCGCATGTTTTGGAGAAAAATATTGAAGCCGATTTTACAAAAATAAACTGGAGCTGGAATGAAGCTGAAAATGTTATCTCAGTAAGAATTCCTGATTCAGGAAAAAATGCAGTAATCACAATTAAAAATTAA
- a CDS encoding endo-dextranase, which yields MSIKNKIIKLFFLCLFLCFASCQSDDDNGKIEYAEDAVTAKITLKTDKASYKPGETVNFTADKVFNSSLIRYTHLGKVIKEETFSGTSWSWLPPSDDFQGYMVAIYQTNTDGTQTILGTVGIDVSSDWAKFPRYGFLSEFGNISESDRAAVIDNLKDYHINGIQFYDWQYRQHQPLAGTVSNPMPVWNDIINREVYGSTVSGYIAQAHSKNMKAMFYNLAYGVLNDYDPNLIKQQQFVYKDANHNDKDKHELGWPFISNIYITDPANTAWQNYLAQKNDDVYKVYDFDGFHIDQLGDRGNVFRYDGTNADLKNAFPSFISAMKSANTNKKLVMNAVNQYGQKEIAGKELDFLYTEVWSPNEGFKDLTQVLTDNAAYSNNSKNTVLAAYMNYNKANNQGMFNTPGVLLTDAVIFAFGGSHLELGEHMLGKEYFPNKNLSMSAELKSSLLEYYDFMTAYQNLLRDGGTYTNPTIATGDGKLNLGSWPPTMGKVAAVGKQVGSREIIHLLNFTNANSLNWRDTDGTQNVPDLIKQAMLNLNHSGKVTKIWYASPDYNGGAAVELSFSQNGEKVNFKVPVLQYWAMIVVE from the coding sequence ATGAGTATTAAAAATAAAATAATAAAGCTGTTTTTTCTTTGCCTCTTTTTATGTTTTGCATCATGCCAGAGTGATGATGACAATGGAAAGATTGAATATGCCGAAGATGCAGTTACTGCAAAGATTACCCTTAAAACAGATAAAGCAAGTTATAAACCGGGTGAAACGGTAAACTTTACGGCGGATAAAGTTTTTAATAGTTCTCTTATTCGCTATACCCACCTTGGAAAAGTTATTAAGGAGGAAACTTTTAGCGGAACTTCATGGAGTTGGCTTCCACCTTCTGATGATTTTCAAGGATACATGGTTGCCATTTACCAAACAAATACTGACGGTACCCAAACTATTTTGGGTACTGTAGGTATTGACGTTTCATCAGATTGGGCTAAATTCCCTCGTTATGGATTTCTCTCAGAGTTTGGCAATATTTCAGAATCAGACAGAGCAGCAGTTATAGATAATCTAAAGGATTATCATATTAACGGGATCCAATTCTATGATTGGCAGTACAGGCAGCATCAGCCATTGGCAGGCACAGTCTCAAATCCAATGCCGGTATGGAACGATATAATTAACAGAGAGGTATACGGAAGCACAGTTTCGGGTTATATAGCTCAGGCCCACAGCAAAAATATGAAAGCAATGTTTTATAATCTTGCTTATGGAGTTTTGAACGATTATGATCCAAATCTTATCAAACAGCAACAGTTTGTCTATAAAGATGCCAACCATAATGATAAAGACAAGCATGAGTTAGGATGGCCCTTTATTAGCAACATCTACATCACCGATCCTGCTAATACAGCATGGCAGAATTATCTTGCGCAAAAGAATGATGATGTTTATAAAGTGTATGATTTTGATGGTTTTCATATTGACCAGCTTGGAGACAGAGGCAATGTTTTCAGATATGATGGTACAAATGCTGATCTGAAAAATGCATTCCCTTCCTTTATTTCAGCTATGAAGTCTGCCAATACCAATAAAAAGCTCGTTATGAACGCAGTTAATCAATATGGACAGAAAGAAATAGCTGGTAAAGAACTTGATTTTTTATACACTGAAGTTTGGTCTCCTAATGAAGGCTTTAAAGATTTGACACAAGTTCTAACAGATAATGCGGCTTACAGCAATAACAGTAAAAATACTGTATTGGCAGCCTATATGAACTATAATAAAGCGAATAATCAGGGCATGTTTAATACACCGGGTGTCCTGCTTACGGATGCTGTTATATTTGCTTTTGGAGGATCGCATCTGGAATTGGGCGAGCATATGCTGGGCAAGGAATATTTTCCAAATAAAAACTTAAGCATGAGTGCGGAGCTGAAATCCTCACTTTTGGAATATTACGATTTTATGACGGCTTATCAAAACCTTCTTCGCGACGGCGGAACCTATACAAATCCGACAATTGCCACTGGAGACGGGAAGTTAAATTTAGGCAGCTGGCCTCCTACTATGGGGAAAGTTGCGGCAGTAGGAAAACAAGTTGGTAGCAGAGAAATAATACATCTATTGAATTTTACTAATGCTAATTCTTTGAATTGGAGAGATACTGATGGAACACAGAATGTTCCGGATTTAATTAAGCAAGCGATGCTTAATTTAAACCACAGTGGCAAAGTTACCAAAATCTGGTATGCTTCACCAGATTATAATGGAGGTGCAGCTGTCGAACTTTCATTTTCTCAAAACGGGGAAAAGGTGAATTTTAAAGTGCCGGTACTTCAATATTGGGCAATGATTGTAGTTGAATAG